Proteins encoded within one genomic window of Psilocybe cubensis strain MGC-MH-2018 chromosome 2, whole genome shotgun sequence:
- a CDS encoding Vacuolar protein sorting-associated protein 53-like protein (Vacuolar protein sorting-associated protein 53 homolog), whose amino-acid sequence MASDELPHEVILSIQRVLDIQPTEEIDRLDGLSQKFNAIAILNDFFPDEASLAHLEAVSAHLAETHQELQSEVNSLQSELRVSQDPERMSVIQEMISDLLGQMSRIREKATESEAVVRNITKDIQVLDLAKKNLITSMTMMKRLQMLVNALTQLEDLIKEKKYSEVAQTLAAVKQISSSFKSYTAVPRINRVWKHIQDVQARLKTQLDADFDAFYLQDSNNKIKAPLIADACLVVDVLGPDVKAHVIERFVALELKEYRRIFRTNDEAGQLDNISRRFAWFRRLLQTHELEQGRVFPAEWRVSWHLLAKFTEISRDDVTTLLTKAGSNLTVKSLLDNLAMTTEFEQAMSKKWATPFKEMLKATDNPHSEPGKPISAAFEPHMGIFVDAQDKVLVDMLAPHRRGKGSNIKVPARASMETTSGTEDNTSSPMVVLPSSTDLFYFYAQSLEQCAKLSTGQALFDLCTVHKKWLRIYAEEVLAVDVKRPVATSRKSTEGRFDLELIKQICLSINTADYCQTTALELEEKVKEKINPEFKEKITFQVECDLFVSSISTAINVILREFEANCDPSFTTLSRMSWSSINQVSGPSPYTGELVKSAEQVVEYIKPRIEQKKYLRNIFDKASSIILVKFTNSLVRSRPLKEIGAEQLLIDLQTIKAFLVKMPGDTLASTSYTRSLNKTTTRLEALLKVIVTPVDPPEGFILNYTLLIGDASFSNFQKILDLKGTAKATQNNLLDSFLTITSTKTDLESTSFLSSLDMDPPMTGHAGGSLVSPGASRVSLPLGGSEGIFASMTGPGQSGPTTGSSTADNAAGRAENHRREVFSDFRRFVSFGLRKDSTAPS is encoded by the exons ATGGCTTCGGACGAGTTGCCGCATGAAGTCATTCTTTCGATCCAACGAGTTCTCGATATTCAACCGACAGAAGAAATAGACCGCTTAGATGGCCTTTCACAAAAATTCAATGCAATTGCAATTTTGAACGATTTCTTCCCCGATG AGGCTTCTCTCGCGCACCTTGAGGCCGTGAGCGCCCATCTGGCCGAAACACATCAAGAGCTTCAGAGTGAAGTCAATTCGCTGCAATCAGAGTTGAGAGTTAGTCAGGATCCAGAGAGAATGTCCGTGATACAGGAAATGATATCG GATCTGCTGGGCCAAATGTCACGCATAAGAGAAAAGGCTACAGAATCAGAGGCCGTGGTTCGTAATATCACGAAAGATATCCAGGTGCTAGATTTGGCAAAGAAGAATCTTATTACAAgtatgacgatgatgaagagacTGCAAATGCTAG TCAATGCTTTAACACAACTGGAGGATTTAATTAAAGAGAAGAAATACAGCGAAGTTGCACAGACTTTAGCG GCCGTGAAACAAATATCTTCGTCTTTCAAATCATATACCGCGGTTCCACGGATTAATCGCGTTTGGAAGCACATTCAGGATGTCCAAGCGCGATTGAAAACTCAGCTAGATGCAGATTTTGACGCATT CTATCTCCAGGACAGTAACAACAAGATCAAAGCACCGCTAATTGCAGATGCATGCCTAGTTGTCGACGTTCTGGGGCCTGATGTCAAGGCACATGTCATTGAGCGTTTCGTTGCTTTGGAACTCAAAGAATACAGACGTATATTTCGTACAAACGACGAGGCTGGTCAATTGGACAATATCTCTAGACGTTTCGCCTGGTTCCGCAGGTTGCTTCAGACGCATGAACTTGAGCAAGGCAGAGTGTTTCCAGCCGAATGGCGGGTAAGCTGGCATTTACTAGCCAAATTCACGGAGATTTCAAG AGACGACGTAACGACGCTTCTGACCAAAGCAGGCTCGAATCTCACTGTAAAGTCGCTTCTAGACAATTTAGCCATGACGACGGAATTCGAGCAAGCTATGTCTAAAAAATGGGCTACACCT TTTAAAGAAATGCTCAAAGCGACGGACAACCCACATTCGGAGCCTGGAAAACCTATTTCTGCTGCATTCGAACCACATATGGGCATCTTTGTAGATGCACAGGACAA GGTCCTTGTTGACATGCTGGCGCCTCATCGCCGAGGCAAAGGAAGTAATATCAAAGTACCAGCGCGGGCATCGATGGAAACCACCTCTGGCACAGAAGATAACACTTCGTCGCCCATGGTTGTCTTGCCTTCATCAACCGACCTATTCTACTTCTACGCTCAGAGTTTGGAACAATGCGCAAAATTATCAACAGGTCAAGCCTTGTTTGATTTATGCACAGTACACAAGAAATGGCTGCGCATATACGCCG AGGAAGTTCTTGCGGTTGATGTCAAACG GCCTGTTGCGACCTCGAGGAAATCGACGGAGGGTCGCTTTGATCTTGAGTTGATAAAGCAAATCTGCCTTTCAATAAATACGGCTGATTATTGTCAAACCACTGCTCTTGAG CTCGAGGAAAAGGTCAAAGAGAAAATCAATCCGgaattcaaggagaaaattaCTTTCCAGGTCGAATGCGATTTGTTCGTCAG TTCAATATCAACAGCCATCAATGTCATTTTGAGGGAGTTTGAAGCCAACTGCGATCCATCATTTACTACACTAAGCCGGATGTCATGGTCCTCAATCAATCAAGTCAGCGGACCGTCTCCCTACACGGGAGAGCTAGTGAAATCGGCAGAACAAGTCGTTGAATACATCAAGCCAAGAATAGAACAAAAGAAGTATCTCCGAAATATTTTTGACAAAGCTTCGAG TATCATTCTGGTGAAGTTCACAAATTCGCTTGTACGAAGCCGGCCCCTCAAAGAAATCGGAGCTGAACag CTACTCATTGATCTTCAAACCATCAAAGCTTTCTTGGTCAAAATGCCTGGCGACACGTTGGCTTCCACTTC ATATACTCGATCGTTAAATAAGACGACTACCCGACTGGAGGCGTTACTGAAAGTTATTGTGACACCTGTG GACCCACCAGAGGGTTTCATTCTCAATTATACCTTATTAATAGGAGATGCATCATTTTCGAATTTCCAAAAG ATTCTTGACCTGAAAGGCACTGCGAAAGCCACACAAAATAACCTTCTGGACTCGTTTTTGACAATCACGAGCACGAAGACAGACCTTGAAAGCACTTCTTTCTTGTCCTCTTTAGACATGGACCCACCAATGACTGGTCATGCAGGAGGCAGTCTCGTTAGCCCAGGTGCCAGTAGAGTCTCACTGCCATTAGGTGGCAGCGAAGGCATCTTTGCGAGCATGACTGGGCCAGGACAGAGTGGGCCCACTACAGGCTCAAGCACTGCCGACAACGCTGCTGGCCGTGCTGAAAATCACCGACGCGAAGTGTTTTCAGACTTTCGTCGGTTTGTCAGCTTCGGTTTGAGGAAAGATTCGACAGCACCGTCATAA